ACACCACATTGCCGGGCTCGCACCGGCGCACGAACCCACCATGGCAAGCACGACTCTCGGCGTCAAAGTCGACGACCTTCTCCGCTCGCGCCTCAAGGACGCCGCCGCGCGTCTCGAGCGCACTCCCCACTGGCTGATCAAGCAGGCGATCTTCGCGTATCTCGAGCGGATCGAGCACGGCCAGCTGCCGCCCGAGCTGTCGGGCAACAGCGGCGTGACGGAGCTCGCCGACGGTCAGGTGGCGGATGGCGACGACGACAACTCGCCGCATCCGTTCCTCGAGTTCGCGCAGAACGTGCAGCCGCAATCGGTGCTGCGCGCGGCGATCACGGCTGCATACCGTCGACCCGAGCCGGAATGCGTGCCGTTCCTCCTTGGCCAGGCGCGCCTGCCGGCGAACCTGCAGGCGGACGTGCAGGCGCTCGCGACGAAGCTCGTCGAGGCGCTGCGCGAGAAGAGCTCGGGGGGCGGCGTCGAAGGGCTGATCCACGAGTTCTCGCTGTCGAGCCAGGAAGGCGTCGCGCTGATGTGCCTCGCCGAAGCGCTGCTGCGCATTCCCGATCGTGCGACGCGCGATGCGCTGATCCGCGACAAGATCAGCAAGGGTGACTGGCGCTCGCACGTCGGCCACGCGCCGTCGCTGTTCGTGAACGCGGCGACCTGGGGGCTGATGATCACCGGCAAGCTCGTGACGACCAACAGCGAAGCGGGCCTGTCGTCGGCGCTCACGCGCCTGATCGGCCGCGGCGGCGAGCCGCTGATCCGCAAGGGCGTCGACATGGCGATGCGCCTGATGGGCGAGCAGTTCGTCACCGGCGAAACGATTTCCGAAGCGCTCGCGAACAGCCGCAAGTACGAAGCGCGCGGCTTCCGCTACTCGTACGACATGCTCGGCGAAGCGGCGACGACCGAAGAGGACGCGCAGCGCTACTACGCGTCGTACGAGCAGGCGATCCACGCGATCGGCAAGGCGGCCGGCGGCCGCGGCATCTACGAAGGCCCGGGCATCTCGATCAAGCTGTCGGCGCTGCATGCGCGCTACTCGCGCTCGCAGCAGGACCGCACGATGAGCGAGCTGCTGCCGCGCGTGCGCGCCCTTGCGCTGCTCGCGCGCCGCTACGACATCGGGCTGAACATCGACGCGGAAGAAGCCGATCGTCTCGAACTGTCGCTCGACCTGCTCGAGGCGCTGTGCTTCGATCCGGATCTCGCGGGCTGGAACGGCATCGGTTTCGTCGTGCAGGGCTACCAGAAGCGCTGCCCGTTCGTGATCGACTACCTGATCGATCTCGCGCGCCGCAGCCGTCACCGCTTGATGATCCGCCTCGTGAAGGGCGCGTATTGGGATACCGAGATCAAGCGTGCCCAGGTCGACGGCCTCGAAGGCTACCCGGTCTACACGCGCAAGATCTACACCGACGTGTCGTACCTCGCGTGCGCGAAGAAGCTGCTTGCGGCGCCGGACGCCGTCTACCCGCAGTTCGCGACGCACAACGCGCACACGCTGGCCGCGATCTACCAGCTCGCGGGCCAGAACTACTACCCGGGCCAGTACGAATTCCAGTGCCTGCACGGGATGGGCGAGCCGCTGTACGAGGAAGTCACGGGCCGCGACAAGCTGAACCGTCCGTGCCGCGTGTACGCGCCGGTCGGCACGCACGAGACGCTGCTCGCGTACCTGGTGCGCCGCCTGCTGGAAAACGGCGCGAACACGTCGTTCGTGAACCGCATCGCGGATAAGGCCGTGCCGGTGAAGGAACTGGTCGCCGATCCGGTCGACGAAGCGTCGAAGGTCGTGCCGCTCGGCGCGCCGCACGCGAAGATCCCGCTGCCGCGCAACCTGTACGGCGACGAGCGCCCCAACTCGATGGGCCTCGACCTGTCGAACGAACACCGTCTCGCGTCGCTGTCGTCCGCGCTGCTCGCGAGCGCGCACTTCCCGTGGCGCGCGGCGCCGATGCTCGACGACGACACGCTCGTCGACGCCCCGGCGCGCGACGTGCGCAACCCGGCCGATCAGCGTGACCTGGTCGGCACGGTCAGCGAAGCGACGGCCGAACACGTGAGCGCGGCGCTCGCGCATGCGGTGGCCGCCGCGCCGATCTGGCAGGCGACGCCGGTCGACGCACGCGCCGACTGCCTGGTGCGCGCAGCCGACCTGCTCGAAGCGCAGATGCACACGCTGATGGGCCTGATCGTGCGCGAAGCCGGCAAATCGCTGCCGAATGCGATCGCCGAGATCCGCGAAGCGGTCGACTTCCTGCGCTACTACGCGGCGCAGATCCGCGACGAATTCTCGAACGACACGCACCGTCCGCTCGGGCCCGTGGTCTGTATCAGCCCGTGGAACTTCCCGCTCGCGATCTTCATGGGCCAGGTCGCCGCTGCGCTCGCCGCCGGCAACACGGTGCTCGCGAAGCCGGCCGAACAGACGCCGTTGATCGCGGCACAGGCCGTGCGCCTCCTGCGCGAGGCCGGCGTGCCGGCCGGCGCGGTGCAACTGCTGCCGGGCACCGGCGAGACCGTCGGCGCGGCGCTGGTCGCCGATCCGCGCACGCGTGCGGTGATGTTCACCGGCTCGACCGAAGTCGCGCGCCTGATCAACAAGACGCTGTCGGCGCGCCTCGACCCGGACGGCAAGCCGATTCCGCTGATCGCGGAAACGGGCGGCCAGAACGCGATGATCGTCGACTCGTCGGCGCTCGCGGAGCAGGTCGTCGCGGACGTGATGCAGTCGTCGTTCGACTCGGCCGGTCAACGGTGTTCGGCGCTGCGCGTTCTGTGTCTGCAGGACGATGTCGCGGACCGCACGCTGACGATGCTGAAGGGCGCGATGCACGAGCTGGCGCTCGGCAACCCCGACCGGCTGTCGACGGACGTCGGCCCGGTGATCGACGGCGAAGCGAAGCAGACGATCGACACGCACGTCGCGGCGATGAAGGACAAGGGCCACGCGGTCACGCAACTGCCGTCGCCGGAAGCGTGCGCGCACGGCACGTTCGTGCCGCCGACGCTGATCGAGATCGGCACCATCGACGAGCTGAAGCGTGAAGTGTTCGGCCCGGTGCTGCACGTGGTGCGCTACCGCCGCAGCCAGCTCGACAAGCTGCTCGAGCAGATCCGCGCGACCGGTTACGGGCTGACGCTCGGCATCCACACGCGGATCGACGAGACGATCGCGCACGTGATTTCGAACGCGCACGTCGGCAACATCTACGTGAACCGCAACGTGATCGGCGCGGTGGTCGGCGTGCAGCCGTTCGGCGGCGAAGGGCTGTCGGGCACGGGCCCGAAGGCCGGCGGCGCGCTGTACCTGCAGCGCCTGCTCGCGACGCGTCCGTCGGGCCTGCCGCGCTCGCTCGCGCAGACGCTGATCGCGGACGGCGCGGTCGAAGGCGATGCGCGCGGCAACCCGGCGGCAGCGCTCACGACGCTGCGCGACTGGTTGATCGAGCAGCGCGAGCCGGTGCTGGCCGCACGTTGCGACGGCTATCTGGCCCAGGTGCCGGCCGGCGCGACCGCGGTGCTGAGCGGGCCGACGGGTGAGCGAAACACGTATACACTCGGCCCGCGCGGCACGGTGCTGTGTGTCGCGGCCACGCCGGGCGGTGCGCGCGCGCAGTTCGCGGCGGTGCTGGCTACGGGCAACCGCGCGCTGTTCGCCGGCGCGGCCGGCGAGGCGCTGGTCGCCGCGCTGCCGGCGTCGCTGAAGGCGCATGCGAGCGTGCGCAAGCAGGCCGACGCGCCGTTCGACGCGGTGCTGTTCGAAGGCGACAGCGACGAACTGCAGACGCTCGTGAAGGACGTCGCGCAGCGACCGGGCCCGATCGTGTCGGTGCAGGGCGTGTCGGTGGGCGCGTTCGAGAACGGCGATGCGGAAGATTACGCGCTGGAACGGCTGCTGACGGAACGCTCGGTGAGCGTGAACACGGCGGCGGCCGGCGGCAATGCGAATTTGATGACGATCGGCTGATCATCCTTGCCGTTCGGATCAAACATAGGAAGCGGCAAGGCGATCCCGAAGCCGCTCCATTTACCCTGGTACCAAGGAGATGCTATGCAACACACGATGAAAAAGCTGGCAGGCGCGACGTTTGTCGCCGTCATGTCGCTGGCGGGGACGGCCCATGCAGATGACGTGAAGATCGGTTACGCAGGGCCGATGACGGGCGCGCAGGCGCACTACGGCAAGGATATGCAGAACGGGATCGTGCTCGCGCTGGAAGACTTCAACGCGACGAACCCGAAGATCGGCGGCAAGCCGGTGAAGTTCGTGCTGAACACGCAGGACGACCAGGCTGACCCGCGCACGGGTACGACGGTTGCGCAGAAGCTCGTCGACGACGGCATCAAGGGCATGCTCGGCCACTTCAACTCGGGCACGACGATTCCCGCCTCGCGCATCTACGCGAACGCGGGCATTCCGGAAATCGCGATGGCGACGGCGCCGGAATACACGCAGCAGGGTTACAAGACGACCTTCCGCATGATGACGTCCGACACGCAGCAGGGCTCGGTGGCCGGCACGTTCGCATCGAAGGATCTCGGCATGAAGAAGATCGCGATCGTCGACGACCGCACGGCCTACGGCCAGGGTCTCGCCGACCAGTTCGAGAAGGCCGCGAAGGCCGGCGGCGCGACGATCGTCGACCGTGAATTCACGAACGACAAGGCAGTCGACTTCAAGGCGATTCTGACCAAGATCAAGTCGACGAAGCCGGATCTCGTCTACTACGGCGGCGCGGATTCGCAGGCAGCGCCGATGGTCAAGCAGATGAAGACGCTCGGCATCGCCGCACCGCTGATGAGCGGCGAAATGGTGAAGACGCCGACGTTCCTGAAGATCGCGGGCAACGCGGCCGACGGCACGATCGCTTCGCTGGCCGGCCTCCCGCTGGAAGAAATGCCGGGCGGCAAGACCTACGCCGACAAGTA
The DNA window shown above is from Burkholderia cepacia and carries:
- a CDS encoding branched-chain amino acid ABC transporter substrate-binding protein, whose translation is MQHTMKKLAGATFVAVMSLAGTAHADDVKIGYAGPMTGAQAHYGKDMQNGIVLALEDFNATNPKIGGKPVKFVLNTQDDQADPRTGTTVAQKLVDDGIKGMLGHFNSGTTIPASRIYANAGIPEIAMATAPEYTQQGYKTTFRMMTSDTQQGSVAGTFASKDLGMKKIAIVDDRTAYGQGLADQFEKAAKAGGATIVDREFTNDKAVDFKAILTKIKSTKPDLVYYGGADSQAAPMVKQMKTLGIAAPLMSGEMVKTPTFLKIAGNAADGTIASLAGLPLEEMPGGKTYADKYKKRFGEDVQTYSPYAYDGAMAMLNAMKKADSTDPAKYLPVLAKSDMAGVTSTHVAYDAKGDLKNGGITMYKVEKGEWKPLKSIGGK
- the putA gene encoding trifunctional transcriptional regulator/proline dehydrogenase/L-glutamate gamma-semialdehyde dehydrogenase, producing the protein MASTTLGVKVDDLLRSRLKDAAARLERTPHWLIKQAIFAYLERIEHGQLPPELSGNSGVTELADGQVADGDDDNSPHPFLEFAQNVQPQSVLRAAITAAYRRPEPECVPFLLGQARLPANLQADVQALATKLVEALREKSSGGGVEGLIHEFSLSSQEGVALMCLAEALLRIPDRATRDALIRDKISKGDWRSHVGHAPSLFVNAATWGLMITGKLVTTNSEAGLSSALTRLIGRGGEPLIRKGVDMAMRLMGEQFVTGETISEALANSRKYEARGFRYSYDMLGEAATTEEDAQRYYASYEQAIHAIGKAAGGRGIYEGPGISIKLSALHARYSRSQQDRTMSELLPRVRALALLARRYDIGLNIDAEEADRLELSLDLLEALCFDPDLAGWNGIGFVVQGYQKRCPFVIDYLIDLARRSRHRLMIRLVKGAYWDTEIKRAQVDGLEGYPVYTRKIYTDVSYLACAKKLLAAPDAVYPQFATHNAHTLAAIYQLAGQNYYPGQYEFQCLHGMGEPLYEEVTGRDKLNRPCRVYAPVGTHETLLAYLVRRLLENGANTSFVNRIADKAVPVKELVADPVDEASKVVPLGAPHAKIPLPRNLYGDERPNSMGLDLSNEHRLASLSSALLASAHFPWRAAPMLDDDTLVDAPARDVRNPADQRDLVGTVSEATAEHVSAALAHAVAAAPIWQATPVDARADCLVRAADLLEAQMHTLMGLIVREAGKSLPNAIAEIREAVDFLRYYAAQIRDEFSNDTHRPLGPVVCISPWNFPLAIFMGQVAAALAAGNTVLAKPAEQTPLIAAQAVRLLREAGVPAGAVQLLPGTGETVGAALVADPRTRAVMFTGSTEVARLINKTLSARLDPDGKPIPLIAETGGQNAMIVDSSALAEQVVADVMQSSFDSAGQRCSALRVLCLQDDVADRTLTMLKGAMHELALGNPDRLSTDVGPVIDGEAKQTIDTHVAAMKDKGHAVTQLPSPEACAHGTFVPPTLIEIGTIDELKREVFGPVLHVVRYRRSQLDKLLEQIRATGYGLTLGIHTRIDETIAHVISNAHVGNIYVNRNVIGAVVGVQPFGGEGLSGTGPKAGGALYLQRLLATRPSGLPRSLAQTLIADGAVEGDARGNPAAALTTLRDWLIEQREPVLAARCDGYLAQVPAGATAVLSGPTGERNTYTLGPRGTVLCVAATPGGARAQFAAVLATGNRALFAGAAGEALVAALPASLKAHASVRKQADAPFDAVLFEGDSDELQTLVKDVAQRPGPIVSVQGVSVGAFENGDAEDYALERLLTERSVSVNTAAAGGNANLMTIG